The Pseudomonas extremaustralis genome contains a region encoding:
- a CDS encoding GDP-mannose mannosyl hydrolase, with translation MWLDLPTFNTVVTSTPLVAIDLVVRNSRNEVLLGLRLNRPAYGYWFVPGGRIQKNERLDDAFRRIARDELGQPFERANARLLGVFEHFYDDSVFANAGFGPDTHYVVLSYCLELADDEILQPPTEQHQQFHWWPQDELRISPRVHENTRAYF, from the coding sequence ATGTGGCTTGATTTACCGACCTTCAATACGGTCGTAACGTCGACGCCGTTGGTGGCGATCGACCTGGTGGTGCGCAACAGTCGCAACGAGGTCTTGCTGGGCCTGCGGCTCAATCGGCCGGCGTATGGTTACTGGTTCGTGCCCGGCGGGCGCATTCAAAAGAACGAACGCCTGGATGACGCGTTCCGGCGCATTGCGCGCGACGAATTGGGGCAGCCTTTTGAGCGCGCCAATGCCAGACTGCTGGGGGTGTTCGAACACTTCTACGATGACAGCGTGTTTGCCAATGCCGGTTTCGGCCCGGACACCCATTATGTGGTGCTCAGCTATTGCCTGGAGCTGGCCGACGATGAAATCCTGCAACCGCCCACGGAGCAACACCAGCAATTCCATTGGTGGCCCCAGGATGAACTGCGTATCAGCCCACGGGTGCATGAAAACACCCGTGCCTATTTCTGA
- a CDS encoding glycosyltransferase WbuB, which yields MKILLYGINYSPELTGIGKYSGEQARWLAGQGHEVRVVTAPPYYPQWQVGAGYSSWRYRTEQDDGVTVIRCPLYVPRQPGTLTRLLHLVSFSASSCLAVLGQLRWKPDLVILVVPTLFCAPQALLLAKLSGARSVLHIQDYEVDAMFGLGIGGGSYVRRLAFAIERWLLRRFDRVSTISSGMLDKARGKGVNGQRLVFFPNWSETARFRQVLRSHALLERLGVPSGARVLLYSGNIGEKQGLELILDAAQAYADRADLVFLIVGQGTGKARLLDRVQRDGLRNVLFAPLQAYDDLPALLASADAHLVIQKRGVADAVLPSKLTNILAVGGNAIITADPDTTLGRLCEEHPGIAVLIEPECVAALNAGIERVLGLPVRNNVALNYAKEFLDKEHILQRFLAQV from the coding sequence ATGAAAATCCTCCTGTATGGCATCAATTACAGCCCGGAGCTCACCGGCATCGGCAAGTACAGCGGCGAACAGGCGCGCTGGCTGGCGGGGCAGGGGCATGAGGTCCGGGTGGTGACGGCGCCGCCGTACTACCCGCAGTGGCAGGTGGGCGCGGGCTATTCGTCGTGGCGTTATCGCACCGAACAGGACGACGGCGTCACCGTTATCCGCTGCCCGTTGTATGTGCCGCGCCAGCCCGGCACGTTGACGCGGTTGCTGCACCTGGTGAGTTTTTCCGCCAGTTCGTGCCTGGCGGTGCTGGGGCAACTGCGCTGGAAACCGGACCTGGTGATCCTGGTGGTGCCCACGCTGTTTTGTGCGCCCCAGGCACTGTTGCTGGCCAAGCTCAGTGGCGCGCGCTCGGTGCTGCATATCCAGGACTATGAAGTGGATGCGATGTTCGGGCTGGGGATCGGCGGCGGCTCATATGTGCGCCGCCTGGCATTTGCCATCGAGCGCTGGCTGTTGCGGCGCTTCGACCGGGTCTCGACGATTTCCAGCGGCATGCTCGACAAGGCCCGCGGCAAAGGCGTGAACGGCCAGCGCTTGGTGTTTTTTCCCAACTGGTCGGAAACCGCACGGTTTCGCCAGGTGCTGCGCAGCCACGCACTGCTGGAACGTTTGGGCGTGCCGTCCGGGGCGCGGGTGTTGTTGTACTCGGGGAACATCGGCGAAAAGCAGGGTCTGGAGCTGATCCTCGATGCCGCCCAGGCCTATGCCGATCGCGCGGACCTGGTGTTTCTGATCGTCGGCCAGGGCACCGGCAAGGCCCGCTTGCTGGACCGCGTACAACGCGACGGTCTGCGCAATGTGCTGTTTGCGCCCTTGCAGGCCTATGACGATCTGCCGGCGCTGCTGGCCTCGGCCGACGCGCATCTGGTGATCCAGAAGCGTGGGGTGGCGGATGCGGTGTTGCCGTCCAAGCTCACCAACATCCTGGCGGTGGGCGGCAACGCAATCATCACCGCCGACCCCGACACCACCCTCGGTCGCTTGTGCGAGGAACACCCTGGCATTGCGGTGTTGATCGAACCGGAGTGCGTCGCCGCGTTGAACGCGGGGATCGAACGGGTACTGGGATTACCCGTACGAAATAATGTGGCGTTGAACTACGCCAAGGAGTTCCTTGACAAGGAACACATTCTGCAACGTTTTCTGGCACAGGTTTGA
- the fcl gene encoding GDP-L-fucose synthase, which produces MARDLDARIFVAGHRGMVGSAIVRRLWALGYTQILTASRDELDLLDAAAVQAYFARHRVDQVYLAAAKVGGIHANATYPADFIYQNLMIQANVIHAAHRHDVEQLLFLGSSCIYPVHAPQPMIEAVLLDGALEPTNEPYAVAKIAGIKLCESYNRQHGRDYRSVMPTNLYGPGDNYHPENSHVIAALLRRFHEATQRGDEEVVIWGSGRPRREFLHVDDMAAASVHVMELSPERYREQTQPMRSHLNVGTGVDCTIAELAQALVRVTGFKGRLRFDASKPDGAPRKLLDVSRINALGWEAYVPLEDGLRDAYNAYLAALEQPRGH; this is translated from the coding sequence ATGGCACGTGATCTTGATGCACGGATCTTTGTCGCCGGCCATCGCGGCATGGTCGGTTCGGCCATCGTGCGCCGGCTGTGGGCCCTGGGGTATACGCAGATCCTCACGGCCAGCCGCGATGAGCTGGACCTGCTCGATGCGGCGGCGGTGCAGGCGTACTTCGCCCGGCATCGCGTGGACCAGGTGTACCTGGCGGCCGCCAAGGTCGGCGGGATTCACGCCAACGCGACGTACCCCGCCGATTTCATCTACCAGAACCTGATGATCCAGGCCAACGTGATCCACGCCGCCCACCGCCATGACGTGGAGCAGTTGTTGTTCCTTGGCTCCTCGTGCATCTACCCGGTGCACGCGCCGCAACCGATGATCGAAGCGGTGTTGCTCGACGGTGCGCTGGAGCCCACCAATGAACCCTATGCCGTGGCCAAGATCGCCGGCATCAAGCTGTGCGAAAGCTACAACCGCCAGCATGGTCGCGATTACCGCAGCGTGATGCCCACCAACCTGTATGGGCCTGGCGACAATTACCACCCGGAAAACAGCCATGTGATCGCCGCGTTGCTGCGACGTTTCCATGAGGCCACCCAGCGTGGCGATGAGGAAGTGGTGATCTGGGGCAGTGGCCGGCCTCGGCGCGAATTTCTTCACGTCGACGACATGGCGGCCGCCAGCGTGCATGTGATGGAACTGAGCCCCGAGCGCTACCGCGAGCAGACCCAGCCGATGCGCTCGCACTTGAACGTCGGCACCGGCGTGGATTGCACCATCGCCGAACTGGCCCAGGCCTTGGTACGGGTCACCGGGTTCAAGGGGCGTCTGCGTTTCGACGCGAGCAAGCCCGACGGCGCGCCGCGCAAGCTGCTGGATGTGAGCCGTATCAACGCTCTGGGCTGGGAGGCCTACGTGCCGCTCGAGGACGGTTTGCGCGATGCCTACAACGCTTATCTGGCCGCGCTCGAACAGCCTCGGGGCCACTGA
- the gmd gene encoding GDP-mannose 4,6-dehydratase, with the protein MNKVALITGITGQDGSYLAELLLEKGYTVHGLKRRSSSFNTQRIDHIYQDPQALHKNLILHYGDLADSSNLTRIIQQIQPDEIYNLGAQSHVAVSFDSPEYTADVDALGTLRILEAIRLLGLEKKTRFYQASTSELYGLVQETPQKETTPFYPRSPYAVAKLYAYWITVNFREAYGLYACNGILFNHESPRRGETFVTRKITRALSNIALGLEQCLYMGNMDALRDWGHAKDYVRMQWMMLQQDSPEDFVIATGVQYSVRDFIRWSAAELGLYLRFVGAGVEEVAVVEKIDGDLAPGILVGDVIVRVDPRYFRPAEVETLLGDPSKAKQKLGWTPEISAQEMCAEMVRADLKIAQRHALLRSHGHDTPIAVEN; encoded by the coding sequence ATGAACAAAGTTGCGCTTATCACCGGGATCACCGGTCAGGATGGCTCGTACCTGGCGGAACTGCTGCTGGAAAAAGGCTATACGGTGCACGGCCTCAAGCGACGTTCTTCGTCGTTCAATACCCAGCGCATCGATCACATTTACCAGGACCCCCAGGCCCTGCATAAAAACCTGATCCTGCACTATGGCGACCTGGCGGATTCGTCGAACCTGACGCGCATCATCCAGCAGATCCAGCCCGATGAAATCTACAACCTCGGCGCCCAATCCCACGTTGCCGTGAGCTTCGATTCGCCGGAATACACTGCCGACGTCGACGCCCTGGGTACCTTGCGCATCCTCGAAGCGATCCGTCTGCTGGGCCTGGAAAAGAAAACCCGCTTCTACCAGGCCTCCACCTCCGAGCTGTACGGGTTGGTGCAGGAAACCCCGCAAAAGGAAACCACGCCGTTCTATCCGCGCTCGCCTTATGCGGTGGCCAAGCTGTATGCCTACTGGATCACCGTGAACTTCCGCGAAGCCTATGGGCTGTATGCGTGCAACGGCATCCTGTTCAACCACGAGTCGCCGCGTCGTGGCGAGACCTTCGTGACCCGCAAGATCACCCGCGCCCTGAGCAACATTGCCCTGGGCCTGGAGCAGTGCCTGTACATGGGCAACATGGATGCCTTGCGTGACTGGGGGCATGCCAAGGACTACGTGCGCATGCAGTGGATGATGCTGCAACAGGACAGCCCCGAAGACTTTGTGATCGCCACCGGCGTGCAGTATTCGGTGCGTGACTTCATTCGCTGGTCGGCAGCGGAACTGGGCCTGTACCTGCGCTTTGTCGGCGCAGGCGTGGAGGAAGTGGCAGTGGTCGAGAAGATCGACGGCGACCTGGCGCCGGGCATTCTGGTGGGGGATGTGATTGTGCGCGTCGACCCGCGTTACTTCCGCCCTGCGGAAGTCGAGACGCTGCTGGGCGACCCGTCCAAAGCCAAACAGAAACTGGGCTGGACCCCGGAGATCAGTGCCCAGGAGATGTGCGCGGAGATGGTCCGTGCCGACCTGAAAATCGCCCAGCGCCACGCACTGTTGCGCTCCCACGGGCACGACACACCGATCGCCGTGGAGAACTGA
- a CDS encoding glycosyltransferase family 2 protein: MTRETVSVIILTYNESLHIARAIDSVRAFSDEVLVLDSFSTDDTCDIARRHGALVVQHPFVNQAKQFQWALDHLPITGNWTLRLDADEIIEADLAAEINTRLPTLASDITGINFKRKHIFMGRWVRHGGRYPLKMLRLWRTGLGRMEDRWMDEHISVAEGRTVTFEGGFADHNLRDLTFFTAKHNGYATREAIEVLNARLGLFAIRDELHTGQSSFQAKAKRLVKNRVYNRVPFTLSSTAYFLWRYFIQLGFLDGRSGLVYHLLQGYWYRFLVGAKVLELETAIAHLNDKEAIVRELSKLTGHNLNLPTPK; encoded by the coding sequence ATGACGCGCGAAACCGTCAGCGTAATCATCCTCACCTACAACGAAAGCCTGCACATCGCCCGGGCCATCGACTCCGTGCGTGCCTTCAGCGACGAAGTGCTGGTGCTGGATTCGTTTTCCACCGACGACACTTGCGACATCGCCCGCCGCCACGGTGCGCTGGTGGTGCAGCATCCGTTCGTCAACCAGGCCAAGCAGTTCCAGTGGGCGCTGGATCATTTGCCGATTACCGGCAATTGGACCCTGCGCCTGGACGCCGACGAGATCATCGAGGCCGACCTGGCTGCCGAGATCAATACGCGCTTGCCGACGCTGGCCAGCGACATCACCGGCATCAACTTCAAGCGCAAGCATATTTTCATGGGGCGCTGGGTGCGCCATGGCGGGCGTTATCCGTTGAAGATGCTGCGATTGTGGCGCACGGGGCTGGGGCGCATGGAGGACCGCTGGATGGACGAGCACATCTCGGTGGCCGAGGGCCGCACCGTGACCTTCGAGGGCGGGTTTGCCGACCATAACCTGCGGGACTTGACGTTCTTCACCGCCAAGCACAACGGCTATGCCACCCGTGAAGCGATCGAAGTGCTGAACGCGCGCCTGGGGTTGTTTGCGATCCGCGATGAATTGCATACCGGGCAGAGTTCGTTCCAGGCCAAGGCCAAGCGGCTGGTGAAGAACCGCGTGTATAACCGCGTGCCGTTCACCCTGAGTTCGACCGCCTATTTCTTGTGGCGCTACTTCATTCAACTGGGATTTCTCGATGGCCGCAGCGGCCTGGTCTATCACCTGCTGCAAGGCTATTGGTACCGCTTTCTGGTGGGCGCCAAAGTGCTCGAGCTGGAAACCGCCATTGCACATTTAAACGATAAGGAAGCCATTGTCCGGGAACTTTCCAAGTTGACCGGACATAACTTGAACCTGCCCACACCGAAGTAA
- a CDS encoding LbetaH domain-containing protein, protein MILQGNDPHCSPSFSFGHRLRRQAWNMVYVLLFRPSPRPFHAWRAFLLKLFGARLGKGVHVYPRAKVWAPWNLELGDHVGIADGTTLYNMALIRIGRYSVVSQGAHLCGGSHDYNSRNFQLYAKPIVLGEHVWVCADAFVSLGVCIADGVVVGARSLVTKSITQPWTVHAGHPARQIRLRTHHLQESTS, encoded by the coding sequence ATGATTCTTCAAGGTAACGACCCGCATTGCTCGCCATCGTTTTCATTCGGACACCGGCTGCGCCGTCAGGCCTGGAATATGGTCTACGTGCTGCTGTTCCGGCCCAGCCCGCGCCCGTTTCATGCCTGGAGGGCGTTTTTGCTCAAACTGTTCGGCGCACGCCTGGGCAAAGGTGTGCACGTCTATCCCCGCGCAAAGGTCTGGGCCCCGTGGAATCTGGAGCTGGGCGACCACGTGGGGATTGCCGATGGCACCACCCTCTACAACATGGCGTTGATCCGGATCGGACGCTACAGCGTGGTTTCCCAGGGCGCCCATTTGTGTGGTGGCTCCCACGACTACAACAGTCGGAACTTTCAGTTGTATGCCAAACCGATTGTGCTGGGGGAGCACGTGTGGGTGTGTGCCGACGCGTTTGTCTCCCTGGGCGTCTGTATTGCCGATGGGGTGGTGGTGGGGGCCCGTTCCTTGGTGACCAAGAGCATTACGCAGCCATGGACCGTGCACGCCGGCCATCCGGCCCGGCAAATCCGTTTGCGTACACACCACTTGCAGGAGTCGACGTCATGA
- a CDS encoding glycosyltransferase, which produces MLVQDGHRVDVLTLDADFAVDYPGTVHFTGPSRFGYGLNGNIRQWLEQHARHYDFFIINGLWQYHGYVARQVLNKLGRPYIVYTHGMLDPWFKRAYPLKHLKKWLYWPWGEYRVLRDAKRVVFTSEEEKIRARESFWLYRANETITAYGTASPPSDDVRLAEAFVSDHPQLKGKRVVLFLSRIHEKKGCDHLLQAFAEVAGQDERLHLVMAGPDQGGWVQALKAQAVALGIAHRVTWPGMLQGAAKWGAFYAAEVFCLPSHQENFGVVVAEALACGKPVLISNKVNIWREIEKDAVGFVSEDTVAGAVHNLQRWLQLDVPGYGQMSARAKACFAERFHISRGAQRLLEIVRECLP; this is translated from the coding sequence GTGCTTGTCCAGGACGGGCATCGGGTTGATGTATTGACGCTGGATGCGGACTTCGCTGTCGACTATCCGGGAACGGTGCACTTCACCGGGCCGAGCCGGTTCGGCTATGGCTTGAACGGCAACATCCGCCAATGGCTGGAACAGCACGCGCGGCACTACGACTTTTTCATCATCAATGGGTTGTGGCAGTACCACGGTTATGTCGCCCGCCAGGTGCTGAACAAGTTGGGCCGGCCATACATCGTGTATACCCACGGCATGCTCGACCCCTGGTTCAAGCGCGCCTATCCGCTCAAGCATTTGAAGAAGTGGTTGTATTGGCCGTGGGGGGAATACCGGGTGCTGAGGGATGCCAAGCGCGTGGTGTTTACCAGTGAGGAAGAGAAGATCCGTGCGCGCGAGTCGTTCTGGTTGTACCGCGCCAATGAAACGATAACCGCCTATGGCACCGCCAGCCCACCGTCCGACGACGTGCGCTTGGCCGAGGCTTTCGTCAGTGATCACCCGCAGTTGAAGGGCAAACGGGTGGTGCTGTTCTTGAGTCGGATCCATGAAAAGAAAGGTTGCGACCATCTGCTGCAGGCCTTCGCCGAGGTCGCTGGCCAGGATGAGCGTTTGCACCTGGTCATGGCCGGACCCGATCAAGGCGGCTGGGTGCAGGCGCTGAAGGCCCAGGCCGTGGCGTTGGGTATCGCCCATCGCGTGACGTGGCCGGGCATGTTGCAGGGCGCGGCCAAGTGGGGGGCGTTTTACGCGGCTGAAGTATTTTGCCTGCCTTCCCACCAGGAAAATTTCGGTGTGGTCGTGGCCGAGGCGCTGGCCTGCGGCAAACCGGTGCTGATCAGTAACAAGGTCAATATCTGGCGCGAAATCGAGAAGGACGCCGTCGGGTTTGTCAGCGAAGACACGGTGGCCGGCGCCGTGCACAACCTGCAACGCTGGTTGCAACTCGATGTGCCTGGCTACGGGCAGATGTCCGCGCGCGCCAAGGCGTGCTTTGCCGAGCGTTTCCATATCAGCCGTGGCGCCCAGCGCTTGCTGGAGATTGTGCGGGAGTGCCTCCCATGA
- a CDS encoding O-antigen ligase family protein, whose protein sequence is MQSSASLERVSLHERYRKRVVSAFVLIYLFILFEGVLRKWVAPGLSSAIYFIKDPIVIYIYWCAFRFGFFSKNLVSAYFVVLVIVFFVMVSAFLLSSPEGLVIYGYGVRNYLLYFPLIFVAGKTLRLTDVYRFARITLFSAIPISVLVVLQYSSGPQAYVNKGIGDDDFIFMIADGVVRPYGTFTFTAGHVVYVSACFAFLVAAVFDKALFQAVFARRYVLFAVSAAAVAVMCFLTGSRSIYAYAAIVLLAALVVALIKKSQRNLLALFLLSAGLFVSLLIFMSTDSYQVLVERNRSAVASEGSPVTRAFSSLYAFTRVVDDAPLWGHGIGSGTNAASTLLRAGREQGAGFLLAEDEWSRIVLEMGLPAGAMFILFRIFVLLWLLLKSYKALVRQGTGVPLLLCGFLAPILFNGVMTMQGTFLAFGVFYACLILAACKKT, encoded by the coding sequence ATGCAATCCTCTGCCAGCCTTGAAAGGGTCAGCCTGCACGAGCGCTACCGCAAACGTGTGGTCAGTGCGTTCGTGCTCATCTACCTGTTCATCCTGTTTGAAGGGGTCTTGCGCAAATGGGTGGCACCGGGGCTCAGCTCGGCCATTTATTTCATCAAGGACCCGATTGTTATTTACATCTATTGGTGCGCGTTCAGGTTCGGCTTCTTTTCGAAAAACCTGGTGTCGGCTTACTTCGTCGTACTGGTCATCGTGTTCTTTGTAATGGTGTCCGCATTCTTATTGAGCAGCCCTGAAGGATTGGTCATCTACGGCTATGGCGTGCGCAACTACCTGTTGTATTTCCCCTTGATCTTTGTGGCCGGCAAGACCCTGAGGTTGACGGATGTCTATCGGTTCGCGCGCATCACGCTGTTTTCCGCGATCCCGATCAGCGTTCTGGTGGTGCTGCAGTATTCGTCCGGGCCCCAGGCCTACGTAAACAAAGGCATTGGTGACGATGACTTCATCTTCATGATTGCCGACGGCGTCGTCAGGCCGTATGGCACCTTCACCTTTACCGCCGGCCACGTTGTGTATGTCTCGGCCTGCTTTGCCTTCCTGGTGGCGGCGGTCTTTGACAAGGCGCTGTTCCAGGCGGTGTTCGCGCGACGCTATGTACTCTTCGCGGTGTCGGCGGCGGCCGTGGCGGTGATGTGTTTCCTCACCGGATCAAGGTCCATTTATGCGTACGCGGCGATCGTCTTGCTGGCGGCGTTGGTGGTGGCCTTGATCAAGAAGTCGCAACGCAACCTGTTGGCGTTGTTCCTGCTTTCCGCGGGGTTATTTGTCAGCCTGCTGATCTTCATGTCGACCGACAGCTACCAGGTACTGGTCGAGCGAAACCGCAGCGCGGTCGCCAGTGAGGGCTCGCCGGTGACCCGGGCGTTCTCCAGCCTGTATGCGTTCACCCGCGTGGTCGATGATGCGCCGCTCTGGGGGCACGGTATCGGATCGGGTACCAACGCGGCCTCGACTCTGCTGCGCGCGGGGCGGGAGCAGGGCGCGGGGTTCTTGCTGGCCGAGGATGAGTGGTCGCGGATCGTCCTCGAGATGGGGCTTCCCGCCGGGGCGATGTTTATCCTCTTCAGGATCTTCGTGCTGCTCTGGTTGTTGCTCAAATCCTATAAAGCGCTGGTCAGGCAGGGCACGGGTGTTCCGTTGCTGCTCTGCGGTTTCCTGGCGCCGATCCTGTTCAACGGCGTCATGACCATGCAGGGCACGTTCCTGGCGTTCGGTGTGTTCTACGCCTGCCTGATTCTCGCGGCCTGCAAGAAAACCTGA
- a CDS encoding glycosyltransferase family 4 protein, whose translation MILVAHPVGNQNVRALLRALNQRRLLHSFHTSLALHKDSFLCRLPVVGKECLRRTFDQVDGALLHSYPRYDVPRVLCDKLKWYRLTQRNSGIFCPENVYNHIDRASANFLYRTPRKPSQVYGYDGKCLSLFRASRDIGGITLNYEAAFGSIAYACRMLDHEREANPAWRASIPDISADTVRKQTAELELADRIIVASQFAKRTLGEYGIAPDNIAVTPYGAPAPLVCRETAVPPGARLKVMFVGALTQQKGISYFFEALNLAASSIALDVTVIGGDYANGRNPALNTELKKYRWLSSASHDQVIRHLMEADVLVLPSLAEAFGLVVGEALSTGTAVIVSQNCGAADLIVDGFNGYVVPIRSAEAIATRLVELADDKEKLNALKHNAVLSAGGVTWDSYAGEVLDAILCQP comes from the coding sequence ATGATCCTGGTCGCCCATCCTGTCGGTAATCAGAACGTGCGTGCGTTGCTGCGCGCGTTGAATCAACGGCGGTTGCTGCATTCCTTCCACACTTCGCTCGCGCTGCACAAGGACTCGTTCCTGTGTCGTCTGCCGGTCGTGGGCAAAGAGTGCCTGCGACGCACGTTCGATCAGGTTGACGGTGCGTTGCTGCACAGCTATCCGCGTTACGACGTGCCTCGCGTGCTCTGCGACAAGCTCAAGTGGTATCGCCTGACGCAGCGCAACAGCGGCATTTTCTGCCCGGAAAATGTGTACAACCACATTGACCGGGCCAGTGCCAACTTCCTGTACCGGACGCCTCGCAAACCCAGCCAGGTATACGGCTATGACGGCAAGTGCCTGAGCTTGTTCCGCGCGTCCCGGGACATAGGCGGGATCACCCTCAATTATGAGGCGGCCTTCGGTTCCATCGCCTACGCGTGCCGGATGCTTGATCACGAACGCGAGGCCAATCCAGCCTGGCGGGCGAGCATACCGGACATCAGTGCCGACACCGTGCGCAAACAGACCGCGGAGCTTGAGTTGGCGGACAGGATCATTGTGGCGAGTCAATTCGCCAAGCGAACCCTGGGTGAGTACGGCATTGCCCCCGACAACATCGCGGTCACGCCCTACGGCGCACCCGCGCCGCTGGTCTGCCGGGAGACGGCAGTGCCGCCGGGCGCGCGCCTGAAGGTGATGTTTGTCGGTGCACTGACCCAACAGAAGGGCATCTCGTATTTTTTCGAAGCCCTGAATCTTGCCGCGAGCAGCATTGCGCTGGACGTCACCGTGATCGGCGGCGACTACGCCAATGGACGCAACCCGGCACTCAATACCGAGCTGAAGAAGTACCGGTGGCTCAGCTCGGCTTCCCACGATCAGGTGATTCGTCACTTGATGGAGGCCGATGTTTTGGTCTTGCCGTCACTCGCCGAGGCGTTTGGCCTGGTGGTGGGCGAGGCGTTGTCCACGGGGACGGCCGTCATCGTGTCGCAGAACTGCGGCGCGGCGGACCTGATTGTCGATGGTTTCAATGGCTACGTGGTGCCGATCAGGTCCGCCGAAGCCATCGCCACCCGCCTGGTTGAATTGGCCGACGACAAGGAAAAACTCAATGCGCTGAAGCACAACGCCGTGTTGTCTGCCGGCGGCGTGACGTGGGACAGCTATGCCGGGGAGGTGCTGGATGCAATCCTCTGCCAGCCTTGA
- a CDS encoding acyltransferase: MLINDLIRHRLKVNPLTLDGLKYLAKRVLLLGRLLKANTRQRALRRQGATLGSLVMLNDVEFEGGVARFSIGTGSFIGKRTFIQLHAPVRIGAHVAINDGVRILTGSHGLDDPAWRLKVAPVAIGDYAWIATGAMILPGVTIGEGAVVGAGSVVNRDVEPFTVVAGNPARVVRLRAARTFTYSPVRSSAIVEAWMGK, from the coding sequence GTGTTAATTAATGACCTGATCCGCCATCGATTGAAAGTGAACCCGCTGACGCTCGATGGGCTCAAGTACCTGGCCAAGCGTGTGCTGTTGCTGGGGCGATTGCTCAAAGCCAACACTCGACAACGCGCGCTGCGTCGACAGGGTGCCACCCTGGGGTCGCTGGTGATGCTCAACGACGTTGAGTTCGAAGGCGGCGTCGCGCGTTTCAGCATCGGCACCGGCAGCTTTATCGGCAAGCGCACCTTTATCCAGTTGCATGCACCGGTACGGATCGGGGCCCACGTGGCGATCAATGACGGCGTGAGGATCCTGACGGGCTCCCATGGCCTGGATGATCCCGCGTGGCGGTTGAAGGTTGCCCCCGTGGCGATCGGTGATTACGCCTGGATCGCCACGGGCGCGATGATTCTGCCGGGGGTGACGATCGGTGAAGGGGCTGTGGTGGGGGCGGGCAGTGTGGTCAACCGCGACGTGGAACCTTTCACGGTCGTGGCGGGTAATCCGGCGCGGGTCGTCAGGTTGCGGGCCGCGCGCACGTTTACCTACAGCCCGGTCCGGTCCAGTGCCATCGTTGAAGCCTGGATGGGGAAATAA